In Zobellia roscoffensis, the following are encoded in one genomic region:
- a CDS encoding arsenate-mycothiol transferase ArsC, whose product MIPKTVQMRTFEKIENTITSLQTDSISAERQETLQPLIDFIQEKVTANEEIRLNFICTHNSRRSHLSQVWAQAMAYHFNIKNVFCYSGGTEATALFPMAAETLKNTGFEVVKRSEDKNPVYSIKYAENEHPVICFSKTLDDDFNPKSGFAAIMTCSQADGGCPFIAGAEKRIPITFEDPKAFDNTPQQAEKYNERSIQIATELYFVFSKINS is encoded by the coding sequence ATGATACCTAAAACAGTACAAATGCGCACTTTTGAAAAGATTGAGAACACTATTACTTCTCTGCAAACCGACTCTATATCTGCGGAGCGACAAGAAACATTGCAGCCCTTAATTGACTTTATTCAAGAAAAGGTGACAGCAAATGAGGAAATTAGACTAAATTTTATTTGCACCCATAACTCACGTAGAAGTCACCTTTCACAAGTTTGGGCCCAGGCAATGGCATATCACTTTAATATAAAGAACGTTTTCTGTTATTCTGGAGGAACGGAAGCTACGGCATTATTCCCCATGGCTGCGGAAACGCTTAAGAATACCGGTTTTGAAGTTGTTAAACGTTCTGAAGACAAAAACCCGGTTTACAGTATTAAATATGCTGAGAACGAACATCCGGTTATTTGTTTTTCTAAAACGTTGGATGATGATTTTAATCCAAAATCAGGTTTTGCTGCAATTATGACCTGTAGCCAGGCAGATGGCGGTTGTCCTTTTATTGCTGGAGCGGAAAAACGTATTCCTATTACTTTTGAAGACCCAAAAGCTTTTGACAACACACCGCAACAAGCAGAAAAATACAATGAGCGAAGTATTCAAATTGCTACAGAGCTATATT